The Flavobacterium commune genome contains the following window.
AATCCAATTTTGAAATTGCGTCATGAAACTAAGATTATGCGTATTTCGAATAGTATTGCTAAAACACAGCGTATTATTTTTGGAGATCAATTATCAGAAAGAATAGAAATTTTGGCTGATAAAATGATGGAAGAGCCTGAAATCTTTGATTTTGAAGATGTTGATTATGATGAAGAATTCACTGATGAAGAACTTGACGAAGACGAAGAAAACGACGGAGAAGAAGAATAAAAAATAAATAAAAAAGGGTACCATGGGATTAATGAAAGTGTTTTCGGGAAGTGAGATTTTAGCTTTGGCATTGAAAGAAAAAATTGAAGCGGTAGGAGTGGATACGGTAATAAAAGACAATATTCAATCGGCTAGGTTAGCGGGTTTTGGAAGTTCAGGTTCGGCAGTGGAATTGTTTATTCAGGAAACTGATTTTGCTAAAGCCAATCCTGTTATTGAGGAGTTTAGGCTGAATATTTAAATACTGCTCCACAAAGTTTTCAACTTTGAGGAACAATAAAAAAATAATAAAAGATGAAATACAAAATGTTGGTTCTAGACATGGATGATACCCTGTTGAATGATGACCATATCATTTCGGATGAAAATAGAGCGATGCTTGTTAAAGCCAAGGAAAAAGGCGTACATGTTATTTTGGCTTCCGGGCGACCAACGCCAGCGATGATTGAATATGCTAAGGATTTGGGATTAATGGATTCATATATGATTTCGTTTAATGGCGCTGTGATTACCGATTTGAGTACCAATGAAGTGATTTTTGAGCAAAACTTAACGCAGGAGCAAATTCATACTTTGTATGATTACAGCAAAGCAAAAAATACGCATATCATTACTTATTTAGACGGGAAAGTAGTAAGCGAAACCCGTTCGGAATATATTGATGTGGAGATTAATATTACCGGGCTGGAGCACGAAGTGGTGCCTAATTTTAAAGAGCGTGTACAAACTTCGGCAATTAAATGTATTTTGCTGGAAGAACCCAATTATCTAAAAGAAGTAGAAGCCGATTTGAAAGCAGCTATGCCGCATTTGAGCGTTTGTATGTCGAAGCCATTTTTCTTAGAAGCGGCTCAAACCGGAATTGACAAAGGTGCGAGTGTGAAATTCCTGGCTGATAAATTGAATATTTTACAAGAAGAAGTGATTGCGGTGGGGAATGCAGGTAACGATTTATCGATGATTGAATATGCAGGACTT
Protein-coding sequences here:
- a CDS encoding putative signal transducing protein, which codes for MGLMKVFSGSEILALALKEKIEAVGVDTVIKDNIQSARLAGFGSSGSAVELFIQETDFAKANPVIEEFRLNI
- a CDS encoding Cof-type HAD-IIB family hydrolase encodes the protein MKYKMLVLDMDDTLLNDDHIISDENRAMLVKAKEKGVHVILASGRPTPAMIEYAKDLGLMDSYMISFNGAVITDLSTNEVIFEQNLTQEQIHTLYDYSKAKNTHIITYLDGKVVSETRSEYIDVEINITGLEHEVVPNFKERVQTSAIKCILLEEPNYLKEVEADLKAAMPHLSVCMSKPFFLEAAQTGIDKGASVKFLADKLNILQEEVIAVGNAGNDLSMIEYAGLGVWVDNVDAHLRDKGDVVVASNNNHGVAEVIQRFILA